Proteins from a genomic interval of Gossypium hirsutum isolate 1008001.06 chromosome A09, Gossypium_hirsutum_v2.1, whole genome shotgun sequence:
- the LOC107906019 gene encoding GDSL esterase/lipase 7, giving the protein MVKLDISINFCVFMLLVYLLEFVYGDVIEVPPLNINQQDLLKHLSLGDIKIDFPALYVFGDSFVDNGNNKVILGNEDAIGGGYLPFGIDFDGKPTGRVTNGRIGVDFIATAGGLPYPPPIMGMSKIDRKTIRTGVNYASGSSGLLPQNGHVLHKNVINFFQQVDLFENSTMKDLKSTFDSPKRLKKYLSKSLFFIHHASNDLGVTFEVELKKKYSIDKYAKLLIKELSKQLQRLYTLGARKFFVSNVSPLGCSPYIINTIIHSGPCVEEINKRISLYNDLLPSMLEKLQSSLSDSKFVHGDIYKVFQDVFESPESYGFKDVNTSCCIDKNGTRIQVCAPNIDPCEDRKTRVFFDPFHPSEAMHFLWARRFLKDSSICSPINLIQLMQA; this is encoded by the exons ATGGTTAAACTTGATATATccattaatttttgtgtttttatgctCTTAGTTTATTTATTAGAATTTGTTTATGGAGATGTGATAGAAGTGCCACCATTGAACATCAACCAACAAGATCTTTTGAAGCATTTATCATTAGGAgatataaaaattgattttccaGCTCTTTATGTATTCGGAGACTCTTTTGTTGACAATGGAAACAACAAAGTAATTTTGGGAAATGAAGATGCAATTGGAGGAGGTTATTTGCCATTTGGAATTGATTTTGATGGAAAACCTACTGGTCGAGTCACTAATGGTAGAATTGGAGTAGATTTCATTG CTACAGCAGGAGGTTTGCCATACCCACCACCAATTATGGGTATGTCTAAGATAGATAGAAAAACAATCCGTACCGGTGTTAATTATGCATCTGGTTCTTCTGGACTTCTCCCTCAAAATGGACATGTTTTG CATAAGAATGTCATCAACTTCTTTCAACAAGTAGACCTGTTTGAGAACTCGACAATGAAGGATTTGAAGAGTACATTTGATAGTCCTAAAAGACTCAAGAAATACCTGTCCAAGTCTCTATTTTTCATCCATCACGCAAGCAATGATTTAGGAGTTACCTTTGAAGTCGAATTGAAGAAAAAGTACTCTATTGATAAATATGCCAAACTTCTAATTAAAGAGCTTTCCAAGCAATTGCAG AGATTATATACACTTGGTGCTCGAAAATTTTTTGTAAGCAATGTATCACCGCTAGGATGCTCACCATACATCATAAATACAATAATTCACAGTGGACCATGTGTCGAAGAAATAAACAAACGCATATCTCTTTACAATGACCTCCTTCCTAGTATGTTGGAAAAGTTGCAATCCAGTCTTTCAGACTCTAAATTCGTTCATGGAGATATTTACAAGGTTTTTCAGGATGTGTTTGAATCACCTGAATCTTATG GATTTAAGGATGTGAACACTTCATGTTGCATTGATAAGAATGGAACTAGAATTCAAGTTTGTGCCCCAAATATTGATCCATGTGAAGATAGAAAGACTCGTGTATTCTTTGACCCATTCCACCCAAGTGAAGCCATGCACTTCCTTTGGGCCAGGCGTTTCTTAAAGGACTCCTCCATTTGCTCCCCTATCAATTTGATTCAGTTAATGCAAGCATGA